The following are encoded together in the Bacillus sp. NP157 genome:
- a CDS encoding threonine/serine exporter family protein, which produces MAEAVPLSVPVSFATTAINTRIAFLTELARRLHQYGTTAPRLETAIARSAQRLGLSAEVWSSPTAIIVSFADLGQGEESVAQVTQVMRLPPGDVNLGRLCEADRIADAVIDGKLELREGFHLLRKLGAPDTFRAELGVIASYGLCAASVVALLLHSAWPDLVTAGIIGVVIGCITVASGSRPRLAAASEAISALVATIIATVVAAYIVPLALKSVILGSLIVLLPGMALTTAVREISSQHLVAGVARMGGAVATLLKLTFGTVAATQICEALGIVPHDYALPPLPGWADWPFLVMGAFSFAILFRAATRDWLVVMASVIVGYLATRWGGQISGSLPGAPFGVFIGGVLLGSLSNVYARYAQQPGAVVREPGIILLVPGSVSFRSVSYLLDHDASLSMDTGLLGVTLLVSLVAGLLFGDLIVAPRRSL; this is translated from the coding sequence TTGGCTGAGGCTGTGCCCCTGAGCGTGCCGGTGAGTTTCGCCACGACGGCGATCAACACCCGCATCGCCTTTCTCACTGAACTTGCTCGTCGACTGCATCAGTACGGCACCACGGCGCCGCGCCTGGAAACGGCCATCGCGCGTTCGGCGCAGCGGCTCGGCCTGTCGGCGGAAGTCTGGTCCAGCCCCACGGCGATCATCGTGTCGTTCGCCGACCTGGGGCAGGGCGAGGAGAGCGTCGCACAGGTGACCCAGGTAATGCGCCTGCCTCCGGGCGACGTGAACCTTGGCCGCCTCTGCGAAGCCGACCGGATCGCCGACGCGGTTATCGACGGCAAGCTGGAATTGCGCGAAGGCTTCCACCTGCTGCGCAAGCTGGGCGCGCCGGATACCTTCCGCGCCGAGCTGGGTGTCATCGCCAGCTATGGGTTGTGCGCGGCCAGCGTCGTGGCCTTGCTATTGCACAGCGCGTGGCCCGACCTGGTCACGGCCGGCATCATCGGCGTCGTCATCGGCTGCATCACCGTGGCATCGGGTAGCCGGCCGCGCCTCGCCGCCGCGAGCGAGGCGATCAGCGCGCTGGTGGCCACGATCATCGCCACCGTGGTGGCTGCTTACATCGTGCCGCTGGCGTTGAAGTCGGTGATCCTCGGCAGCCTGATCGTGCTGTTGCCGGGCATGGCGTTGACCACGGCGGTGCGCGAAATCTCCAGCCAGCACCTCGTGGCGGGCGTCGCCCGCATGGGTGGCGCCGTGGCGACCTTGCTGAAGCTGACCTTCGGCACCGTCGCCGCCACCCAGATCTGCGAAGCACTGGGCATCGTCCCGCACGACTACGCGCTGCCACCCCTGCCGGGCTGGGCCGACTGGCCATTCCTGGTGATGGGTGCGTTCTCGTTTGCCATCCTGTTCCGCGCCGCCACGCGCGACTGGCTGGTGGTGATGGCGTCGGTCATCGTCGGCTACCTGGCGACACGCTGGGGCGGGCAGATCTCGGGCTCGCTACCGGGCGCACCGTTCGGCGTGTTCATCGGCGGCGTATTGCTCGGGTCGCTGAGCAACGTCTATGCCCGCTATGCGCAACAGCCCGGTGCCGTGGTCCGCGAGCCCGGCATCATCCTGCTCGTGCCGGGCTCGGTCAGTTTCCGCAGCGTGTCCTACCTGCTCGACCACGATGCGTCGCTGAGCATGGATACCGGCCTGCTCGGCGTCACGTTGCTGGTCTCGCTGGTGGCCGGCCTGCTGTTTGGCGACCTGATCGTGGCGCCGCGCCGTTCGCTCTGA